The sequence TGTAATTCGTTGACTGAAAAACTTCACCTAGCGATGATGTTACTGCACGGCACAATAGAAACTGAAAGAGTATGCACCACTAAAAAAAATTCTTGGGTTCAActaggaattgaacccaggctatctgcgtggcaagcaggtgttctaccacgaagGCAAGCAAGTGCTTGATGTTGCTTTGGGAAAAGCCCCTGTGCATGACGGGTATGCAccacggaaaaaaaaattgtgggtaGAAGGAATTAGGTCCAGGCCGTTTGCATGGCAGccaggtgttttaccaaaaagcCATGCCAGTTCTTCacactgcttcagaaaaaataaCTTATACATGAGTGACGTAGTGCGAGGAGTCCCGTAATAGCACTTATAATATAATGTGGCTGAATATAGTAGAGCAAGTGAGTGGGAGGAaaaggaaatgggagaggggaaagagaagtgagaatGAGAAAGAGGGTAATGTCACCAGCTCCACTCCTTGAGTCGCTCCACAAGTGCATAGCGGCCCAAATTTTGTTAACTACACCAAGTGTCTGAAAGTTGATATAGTTGGTAAATATCCTGTAAAGTTATACTTGCTTGCCACTTTAAATTGAACATGTGTAAAATGTTGGCTTTAGAACATTTCGCTTTCATTTTCTACTATTGGATTTCCACAAACTGCAGTATGACGTTTGCTGAAGGCTGGCACTGCATGTTTGTAACTTGAGTACCACTTTTCCCCCAGTGTCTCGTTCTCGTGCAAGTGGGCCTAGGTCACACTCTGGGAAGCTTCTACCTGAAGAAGGTAGGTGATGTGCACAACAGAACTTTGTGAGGTGCGCAATTTCGTTTCAATGAAAAATTTTCAAATAGCTTGTTCTTGTGATCTTTTAATTTGAAGTGAACGCAGAAAGGTGATTACTTCAAAATATCACTGTCCTGCCACTAGGCCATGTGATGAGTATAAAAGCATCTTTGCTTACAATAGCACACAATAATTGTTTTTGTAAATTACGTTCATGGGTCTTTTTAAGCGTGGTAAAAAAAGTCCAATCGATTTATGCAATGAACCAGTTTGAATTATATAGTAATTGTTAAGGATagacatgccaaaaccacgatgtgattataagggacgtcgtagtggagggctccggaaattttgacctcctggggcTTTTTcatgtgcacctaagtctaagtacacaggcctcaagcattttcgccgccgTGGTTAAGATTTGATCAAGCGACCCTAACTCCAGTAAAGTAAAGCGCCGTAActccactagaccactgtggcgggtccaGTTTGATTTGAGTGGTTTTAGAATATGTTTCATATTTGTTGAAACCAAAGATTTCATATTTGCTGGAATTTGCGAAAAAGCTTGAATTATTAAGAGTACACTGCACTGTTCATTACACTGAAGGTATGTGCAAAAAAAATGTGACATCACTTTTCGATGTGACATGGTCCACAGGTCAGCAGATGCGTCGGTAAGTTTTGGGTGCGATTATGTGGGTGACAAAAAATTAAATTTTGTTGACAGAGTTCAGGAATGCCATCATCATGCGAATAAATATGGTATTTGCAGTGCATAACTTAGAATTTCTTTATGTGCAGAATTTCAGCGTGAGGTGCTGACACGACTGTCAGTACTCCGGATTGTTCAGCAGCAGCACGGCGAGTTGTTAGCAGCAATGGCAACACGGCACACTACTAAAGACACTGACAAGGGTCCTGCTGTAATAGTGGGCCGGTTTGACAACCATGATGAACTCAGGAAATTCGACCAAACTCTGACTGGATCAATCAGGGAGGCTGTGGTAATCTATTGCTCTGCTTCCAGAGTACCTGTATTCTAGCCTTACCTTCTGTATGCTCTTGCATGTAAAATACCTCAGTGGTTACCAGCACTGTCTTGTTCCACAGGAAACTTAAAAATCATTATAAGGCAGGCACTGCTTTGAAATTAAAAAGGCTTTATATAAAGGCTTTGCACCGATGAGTATGTTATTTCAAAGGCTGCCACAATGGCGCAGTGGTTATGGTTCTTGGCTAGCCCGTAGACATTGGTGCAGTCTGTAGCTGTggaggtcacatttcgatggcaGCGAAATGCCAGGTGCCCGTGCGCATTTACCAAGATGCACACTTTAAAGGAGCACTAACACAAAAGTtttgaatgttttctttttctattgcaATAAGTAGTTAACGGCCCACTCATCACGGCTACAAAGCTCGTTAGCTCGAGCACGTGACAGTTGTGTATTTGGAGACTGCTTTAGAGTGcccagttgcagtttcggtttcaaagagcaagCGGTTTCTGCGTAAATATAGCTGGCTACATGAGCAGCTTTGCTGTGACGCATATGCGTAATGTgatgaagcatactgaaaatcagAAGGGTCCACTgccaatcggatgttgactatTTGTTTTCTGGAAGTTCAATTACTGCGATTAGTAAAATTctggtgcgaatcgaatagcaatcgcgattcgaaaattattcgaaagttcgaatattcacacacctctACCAGTTTCTCTTGTGCACATGAACTTTAAGACACAGCTTCTGAAACTGTTTCCTACATATTTAGTAACCTTTACTTGCAGGTTCAACAACTGGCAAGCATTGGAGGGCCCAACCCCGAATCATCTGCACGGAGGGTGTTGAGAACTGTGCTCTCTGACAAACTGGCAGCAACATTCTCATGGAACGGGCGAAAAGGAAAGAACGCCTTCGAAGGTCTTAATCTTTCGAAATGCATTGTAGGTAAGATGTGTGATCGTCTATAACAACTATACTCGTTAGTGTGCAGGCCTTTTTAATAGCTGCCTTTGCAAAATTTTCATTTCAGTCTCCTGAAAAATATATTTTCCAATGCAGAGAGGACAAGATTCTTAGGCTAGATGTTTTGCACGTGCTTTATAATTACAGATGCAGTAACATCACTTCATAAGTGTAACAACTTTGTTGTTGAGAGTGCCATTAAGGACTGGCTTCGTCACGCGCCTGCAAGATGGGGATCGGAAAAGGTAAATAAGAgtatttttcctatttcgttgTTGAGTGTCAACATGTTACAGAGTTTTCCAATTATCTTTATGGAGTATTTGCAGCAGCTCAGCTGCAACCATCAGCACATGAAAGGTTCAGTTAGTTAAATAGAAAATAATAACTAGAGCTGTGGTACTGAAGTATTGCTTTTTATTACAGAGATATCCACTCTCGCAGTAAATGCTTTGGAAATTGGTGAAAATTCATAAGCGACTGTTTCATGGTGATGCTCTTACATTCATACACCAGCTTCCATGACATGACGAAACTTGAGATGTTTGCTTGTGCCCAAACAGTTTTTATCACTGAAGATATACGACATTGTATGGAAAATAAAACTCAAGATCACAATTAGGAAGCGCATAAAGTCTCACCACAACACAGTGCCACGAATATCAGTAATGTTTTGATATACGGGACGGCACATTGACGTAATAAGATATGTTTTGGTGTTAAACCTAATCAAATGAACTTCGAATAATGAAATTAAGTATGAAAAGTACTTTGTCGGCTAAACTGATTGCAGTAGAACCTTGATTATACGTCCCTCAGGTATGTGGTGACCTCCATTTTATTATGAATCAATTTGGAACTCAGCAAAACTCCCATAGAAATGATGTTTTAACCTTGATTGTGCAGTGCAACTTTACGCTTACGCCGGTTTGTACTATATTTCTTTTTGTAAATACAGCATGCAGACAATATTCACGTGCTCAAAATGAAAAGTACCCTTAAAGGGGCTCTGAAACACTTTTGCAAGTAGCGATGtaatggcttcactaaagcagcttattgcctcacgaatcgaccggcGCAAAAATTTGACGCACGCTGTGATTGTTTTCTCTCATCTCTCGCCCTGACGAATGcgatggaagctaagcagggggggatggcacgggggaaggagATGCGTCGGGTGCCTCGTGAAcatgatcactttttttttcaaacgcgcGGCTTTTCACTGCGATCGCGCACGCGCACACGTGGTGGCCTTTTGCGGCGCCCACAGTTACAAAAAAGTGcaccatgctcaaatcagccaaaggTAGAACTGTGGACAAGcacgctatgatttgtggactaacacatcatttgtcgagagaagagggagcaatttttaggtggctttgagaatttattgtattgtccaggccacgtgctgcactataatatttggctttcatgttctcgggagcctcgactaccgattggcagcgctttctgaccatgctcaaaaagtgttgcagggccctgtaaggtagtgataccggctaggtgaaactgattagctcctatatTGAGAATTAGAAAAGGGGAGAAGTgcagtttgccttcatagaatcGGGAAgttctcttgcagttcattgcagtcagtgatccagtttTCATGGCCTTAAGTCGCTCCTGAATACTCCTTGATGGCATGCTTaaggctgttacctaaacaatCTACATGGACATCATCGTGGTTGTGTGCAAGCTAGTATTTGGAGGTctggatatatatacatataatgcATCAATTATAGCCGTCTTTACCGCATATATACCTTTCTTTTCACGTGTTAGCCTTTGTAATAAAAGCAACACGtcattgtttgcacctgattgggaACAAATACATCACACACGAGTCTTAGTCAtgtccagtatgaatgttctcaagcttgcaagaaatgttctccgtcaccatttaatgatgatgacaccatacttgacacccttgataggaggccgtttgtagcaggtttcagtttcatacttgactcttcactgcagCTAATGCCCTGACGCATTTTATCGGGGAGAAAATAGATGTTAGATTTGATAATGATTAACTTGCACCTCCTCCAGTTAATTACTCAGCTGCCATGTTTTTTAAGATAATTTAATgtacttttcttgaagcagtgcgccttcacGTCACAGTTTTTTGGGGAAAGACtgacagtctctgcgtatcttaacACTTTTTCTATTTACGATAGTTTTGGGTGTCCCCTCAAAGTCATAcaattggggctccattgatgtgttttgcaagagagccactttaaggcataaaatagaaagagcaatgcgacaagtttctagtccaagcagtttcatgaactctcgagtcctttactgtaccggcttcttttttttttcaccttcctttCTACCTGAATCCAGACACGCAGCGATCGGACTGAACATACATGAAGCAGCCCCTCCTGCAACCCACAAGCGCACACTGGATTTGTGTTCAAACTGCTGGTAGACAGTTTCTTTGCTTATATAAACTTTTGTGACactgccttgttgctttcgactcatttctttctcttgtcatttcgccagtattgaaacactcttacGATTGTATGTGCAGTAAGCTTTGagggcaatgcattgtactcattgtgtgtaacaaatcattgcaatagcctgagaagagtaCTATTGCACATTTGATatgttatcagatgtgttatgtgctatatacctaaaaggaacaatgtgaTGTATACAGCGTGCTCTGcatagaaggcagtacaatacaactgctcttttaaTGCCGAAACACCTATATATatacacctacttccaaaattATAAGTACTAAAATTTACAAAACAGTGATTtgcaacagttactttcaggtatttcaggttacaacagtacatGTAGCGAGCAAAAAGTATTGAGGCCTACCGTGTGTCGAGGGTTCATTTTTtagagccataattagtgcacctcacaagccgctagacgtcatTACGGGTGTGATTTTAATTcaggaatgaacatcttttaaaCGTACAGATCATCCAGCCTTGATATCCATAAGACGTACTGACAGCGTGatccgggtgcattttagatTATCTATAGTACATCTGTGCAATGTCATGTGGAGAAgtgtagatatccagaagatgtactgaatatcctgagactagcattctatggatatctaatggacattcatggtttactgggaTACGGCATGCCCGGTTCGCAAGCGCAGGTGCTTCAAATGCGGCCAACAAGGGCATTTGGCACGGATGTGCGAACAGCACAAACCAACGAACCGAACGATGGCCGTGATAGCCCCGGGCACAAGTAGTGAAAGCGATAGTGATGCGTCGCAAATTTGGTCCGTAACCACTGCTAGCACGCTGGTACCACCCATTCAAGAAGTTTTCAAGTGGAATGGCGTGGAAATAAAAATGGACATAGACACTGGCTCTCCAGTCTGTGTGGTACCGAAGAACGTCTACGAAGCCCACCGTCAGCAGTGGCCACAGCTACAGCCATCAAAGATCAAGCTGTCTTGTTATCTTGGGAAGCTTCCAATTCTCGGAGTGCTGCCTCTGCAAGTTTCCTACAAGGCGGCAACCGTTCCGTGCAGTTTAGTGGTGTTAGGCTGCCATGGTCCTAATCTCTGTGGTCGTGACTTGTTACAGAAGCTGAATGCCGAAGGACACTCCCTTTGTCATGTTGCTGCACTCACCCTTCCGAAGAGCACGGACACTACCATCAAAGAAGAGTTCGCAGACCTCTTCACAGAAGGCCTTGGGCTCGTCAAGGGACCACCAGCGCGTCTTCTTCTCCGGGATGGAACATCGCCTAAATTTTGCAAGGCAAGGAAAGTTCCATTTGCATTGCGCGAAAAAGTTTCGAACGAGTTAGACAGGTTGGTGGCCGAAGGAATCTTATCACCCGTATCGCACTCTGAATGGGCCACGCCGATAGTCCCGGTGCTAAAAAAGAATGGGGCAGTAAGAATTTGTGGCGATTTTAAAGTCACGTTAAACCCCGCGTGTGATGTAGAACACTATCCGCTGCCCGTGATAGATGACATGTTTGCTAATTTGCGTGGTGGCGAGCAGTTCAGCATCTTAGACTTGAGAGATGCAtacaaccaaatacctttggaCGAAGACTCCCGTAAATTGGCAGTTATCAACACTCACAAAGGACTTTTTCGATACAACCGGCTGCCTTTTGGTATTTCTTCCGCTCCCGCAATTTTCCAGAAAACCATAGAAACCATCTTGCAAGGCCTAACGGGAGTGCAGGCATACCTAGACGACGTTCTCGTGTCCGAGAAGAATGGAGAGCACAGAAACTtaagatcggtgttacagcgctTCCGCGAACATGGCATTAAGCTGCGTTTAGACAAGTGCAGTTTCCATGAGCCATCCGTAGCTTATCTTGGCCATCGTATCGATGTGAAAGGTTTACACCCAATCGAGAAAAACGTCGAGGCTATCAGATTAGCTCCGGAGCCGCGGAACGTCAGTGAACTTCGTTCATTCCTAGGCTTGATAACGTTTTACAACAAGTTCATGCCTAACTTGTCTACGATGCTAGCACCATTGTACAAGCTTCTGGAAAAAGCCGCCAAATGGGTGTGGGGTGCGAAGGAACAAACTGCGTTCAAGAGTGCTAAAGACTCGCTTTGTTCAGCGCCTGTGCTTGCCCATTTCGATCCTGACCGGGAGCTTCTGTTAGAATGCGACGCGTCGCCGTACGGCATTGGTGCCGTTCTCTTCCATCGCATTGACGGTGAGCAGCGGCCTATCGGATTCAGATCCCGAACGTTGACAGCTGCCGAAAAAAACTACTCTCAAATTGAGCGAGAGGCACTCGCACTTGTATTTGGTGTCACAAGGTTTCGAGATTACCTGCTCGGACGAGAATTTGTTCTTGTTACTGATCACCAGCCGCTGCTCGGCTTACTAAGGCCAGATCGTCAAACACCCGCAATGGCCGCGGGAAGAATTCAAAGGTGGGCGCTCCTCCTAGGCGCTTACAAGTATCGCCTGCAATACAAGCCCGGTAAACAGCTCGTAACTGCTGATGCACTGAGTCGGTTGCCTCAACCTTTGCAGCACGAAGTCGGTGCCGAGGAAGACTCGACTGAGTGCGTGCTCCTGCTACACCAGTGGGACGAACCGGCTATTCCAGTGAAGGaactacaagcctcgacggcagcGGACGTCACGCTTGCTGCGGTTTACAGGTACGTCGTCGATGGCTGGCCAAGAGGTGCAAGTAGCTACGAGCGAGACCTTTCAGAATACCACAAAAAGCGGCACGAGCTCTCGGTTCATCGGGGGCTGCTGTACCGAGGCCACCGGGTTGTAGTGCCCTCAGTTGTCCGAACGAGGCTTTTGAAATTGCTACATGCTGCCCATCAGGGGGTTTCTACCATGAAAGCAGTTGCGAGGTCAAAGTTCTGGTGGCCCAGGCTAGACGACGACATTCAGAGAGTTGCCTCGAGTTGTAGAAGCTGCGTTCAGGCGTTACCAATGCCACCTGCACAGAAGCCAGTAAGCTGGCCTGAAACGCTTGAGAGATGGTCTAGGCTACACGTCGACTTCGCAGGACCTGTTCAGGGCAAGATGCTGTTGATAGTCGTTGACTCTCACAGTAAATGGTTAGAGGCCATTCCTTTGGGGCAGGCAACATCCCGGAGCACTGTCGATGCGCTGCGCACCCTGTTCAGCCGTTTCGGGCTACCACGCACAGTTGTCTCCGATAACGGTCCGCAATTCGTCGGCCAGGAATTTGTTGAATTTATGCACAGAAATGGCATCATTCACATTCGCACCCCTCCCTACCACCCACAGAGCAACGGTATGGCCGAGCGCGCGGTGCGCACTGTAAAAGACGGGTTGAAGAAGGCGGGTACGACAGACCTTCACAAATCGTTGGCGAGGCTGTTATGTCATTATCGGAACGCGCCGCAAGAATCAGGACTTTCCCCCTCTGAAATGCTTCTGGGATACAAAGTGCGAACAAGGCTGGATATGTGTTTTCCTCCCAGGGAGCCGCCAGCATCTCGGACGACAGTGGTGGACTGCGAGCAATGGACGATCGCGCCAGGTGATGCCGTGTATGTTCGAAATTACGGTGCCGGTGACAAGTGGACCCC comes from Rhipicephalus sanguineus isolate Rsan-2018 chromosome 7, BIME_Rsan_1.4, whole genome shotgun sequence and encodes:
- the LOC119400623 gene encoding uncharacterized protein LOC119400623 translates to MAAGRIQRWALLLGAYKYRLQYKPGKQLVTADALSRLPQPLQHEVGAEEDSTECVLLLHQWDEPAIPVKELQASTAADVTLAAVYREPPASRTTVVDCEQWTIAPGDAVYVRNYGAGDKWTPGKVKSTEGSRVVSVETDNGIVHRHADQVRKRMPDRPSATMSNNDSEGTGAQPSDGTTTLQSAPPDVAADVQPQLRRSTRERKPVERYGF